One Paenibacillus sp. FSL H7-0737 DNA segment encodes these proteins:
- a CDS encoding MarR family winged helix-turn-helix transcriptional regulator: MDINELNEDEMRIWNMWKGSFKRIFGRVVKEMSEHTGLSEGDFGVLDRLVQFGNGKLRQQELADSMDWDKSRLSHHLTRMEKRGLVLRKPLDTDRGVQVIITSAGRSALDEALPIVSKAIRKHFLDLLTDQDIESITTLAERTTTS, from the coding sequence ATGGATATAAACGAACTTAACGAAGATGAAATGCGGATATGGAATATGTGGAAAGGCTCCTTTAAACGAATCTTCGGTCGCGTTGTAAAAGAAATGTCTGAACACACAGGACTCTCAGAGGGTGATTTTGGAGTATTAGACCGGCTAGTCCAATTTGGCAATGGTAAGCTTCGCCAACAGGAATTAGCTGACTCGATGGACTGGGATAAGAGCCGACTATCACATCATCTAACGCGGATGGAAAAACGAGGTCTAGTTCTGAGGAAACCTCTAGACACAGATCGCGGTGTTCAAGTCATCATTACTTCCGCCGGAAGGTCAGCCTTAGACGAAGCCCTTCCCATAGTCTCAAAGGCAATACGCAAGCATTTTCTAGATCTATTAACCGATCAAGACATTGAGTCGATTACTACACTGGCGGAAAGAACAACAACATCCTGA
- a CDS encoding MFS transporter — protein sequence MFVIKESEKNKNGRIDIWGLIFSTAMIFTMILALIQKAMNGDYAWTDWHILGLLGLSLILLIAFIVTERKVAQPMIELSIFRNWSFNGANIAAFVLGAGLYGGFTYLTILMQNYMGYSAFDTGVKMLLISGFTIVLGPIAGIISGKIGNSWLISGALLIGAIGIFVMRYMIKVPFEWSYLMPGFILLGISNALVNPPITNAAMGSVDKKYVGMASGILNVFRQVGISFGVVMLGIKLTEGYNDSLNTNIMNLTNIPTEFKNQMLDVFHKAGAFAGSQIFDSKQAETFKAMPAFDEMKTLVFNAFNSGMQNVTLLIGIFLLIGTFASAILIKNKKNTQNGN from the coding sequence ATGTTTGTTATTAAAGAAAGTGAAAAAAACAAAAATGGAAGAATTGATATTTGGGGACTGATTTTCAGCACAGCCATGATTTTTACGATGATTTTGGCCTTAATTCAAAAGGCGATGAATGGAGATTATGCATGGACTGACTGGCACATTTTAGGTCTACTTGGATTATCACTTATTTTGCTTATAGCTTTTATCGTTACTGAAAGAAAAGTAGCACAGCCCATGATTGAATTATCTATTTTTAGAAATTGGTCATTCAATGGAGCTAATATTGCAGCTTTTGTATTAGGTGCTGGACTATACGGGGGTTTTACTTACTTAACCATTCTTATGCAAAATTACATGGGTTATTCAGCTTTTGATACAGGTGTAAAAATGCTACTCATTAGTGGTTTCACGATAGTTCTTGGTCCAATCGCAGGAATTATCTCAGGGAAAATTGGTAATAGTTGGTTAATCAGTGGAGCACTACTTATCGGTGCAATCGGAATATTTGTTATGCGTTATATGATCAAAGTTCCGTTTGAATGGAGCTATCTGATGCCTGGCTTTATTCTTTTAGGGATTAGCAATGCTCTAGTCAATCCACCTATTACAAATGCTGCTATGGGTTCAGTTGATAAAAAGTATGTAGGTATGGCTTCTGGTATCTTAAATGTCTTTAGACAAGTGGGAATCTCCTTTGGTGTTGTAATGCTAGGAATTAAATTAACGGAAGGTTATAACGATTCGTTGAACACTAATATCATGAATTTAACCAATATTCCTACCGAGTTTAAAAATCAAATGCTGGATGTTTTCCATAAAGCTGGAGCTTTTGCAGGTTCACAAATTTTTGATAGCAAGCAAGCTGAAACATTTAAAGCTATGCCTGCTTTTGATGAAATGAAGACGCTCGTTTTTAATGCTTTTAATTCAGGTATGCAAAATGTAACACTATTGATTGGTATCTTCTTATTAATTGGTACATTCGCAAGTGCAATTTTGATTAAAAACAAAAAGAATACACAGAATGGGAATTAA
- a CDS encoding TetR/AcrR family transcriptional regulator translates to MSEHKKVDPRAIRSKKMLKNAVFSLLAENVEISQLTVQKIANRAELNRATFYLHYEDINDLLRQIVHEIFDDLSMKVEPLLQVKSSIEQEQLVTFLSYFYEYRQIFAVLVEHKGFKNQLTNLLKNTIEKRRNVRNIDSTKEVVSLDIIAASLLGIIMWWIKDGSQYSAEYIAGQITLMYKRRYL, encoded by the coding sequence ATGTCCGAACATAAAAAAGTTGATCCACGAGCCATTCGCTCAAAAAAGATGCTGAAAAATGCTGTTTTTTCATTATTGGCCGAGAATGTGGAGATTTCTCAATTGACTGTCCAAAAAATCGCCAACCGTGCTGAGCTGAATCGTGCAACGTTTTATTTGCATTATGAGGATATTAATGATTTATTGCGCCAGATCGTACATGAAATCTTTGATGACCTGTCCATGAAGGTTGAACCGTTATTACAAGTGAAGAGCAGTATCGAGCAGGAGCAGTTGGTCACATTTTTAAGTTATTTTTATGAATACCGGCAAATCTTTGCTGTATTGGTAGAGCACAAAGGCTTCAAAAACCAATTAACCAACCTATTAAAAAATACGATCGAAAAGCGAAGAAACGTGAGAAACATAGATTCCACTAAGGAGGTTGTCTCCCTTGATATTATTGCAGCATCACTATTAGGGATTATTATGTGGTGGATTAAGGATGGCAGCCAATATAGTGCGGAATACATAGCAGGCCAAATTACCTTGATGTATAAAAGAAGGTATTTATAA
- the adhP gene encoding alcohol dehydrogenase AdhP gives MKAAVVKKFKEKLELQDVPKPKPGHKEILVHIQACGVCHTDLHAAHGDWPVKPKLPLIPGHEGVGIIEEIGEGVTHLKIGDRVGIPWLYSACGHCEYCLTGRETLCLDQQNSGYSVDGGYAEYCVAAADYVVKVPDNLSFIEAAPLFCAGVTTYKALKVSGVKPGEWVAIFGVGGLGHLGVQYAKVMGMNVVAIDTSDEKMELAKQLGADKTVNALKEDAAEWIQKEIGGVHGVVCTAVAKKAFDQAYRAIRRGGTCVMVGLPPESMDVPIFDTVLNGTKVVGSIVGTRKDLQETLQFAAEGKIKTIIETRKLEDINEIYDLMLEGKINGRIVLDMTK, from the coding sequence ATGAAAGCCGCTGTAGTAAAGAAATTCAAAGAAAAGTTAGAACTACAAGACGTACCTAAACCAAAACCCGGACACAAAGAAATCCTTGTCCATATTCAGGCGTGCGGAGTGTGTCATACTGATTTGCATGCTGCTCATGGCGATTGGCCCGTCAAACCGAAACTCCCTCTTATTCCCGGACATGAAGGCGTTGGGATTATTGAAGAAATAGGTGAAGGAGTTACACACTTAAAGATAGGAGACCGAGTAGGAATTCCGTGGTTGTACTCAGCCTGCGGTCATTGTGAGTATTGTCTTACAGGAAGAGAGACTCTTTGTCTGGATCAGCAAAATTCCGGATATTCCGTAGATGGTGGATATGCAGAATATTGTGTGGCAGCTGCCGATTATGTAGTGAAGGTTCCTGATAATTTAAGCTTCATCGAAGCTGCACCTTTATTTTGTGCTGGCGTTACGACCTATAAAGCTTTGAAAGTATCGGGTGTAAAGCCAGGTGAGTGGGTAGCCATTTTCGGCGTCGGAGGATTGGGTCATCTTGGCGTACAATATGCAAAAGTGATGGGAATGAACGTAGTGGCCATCGACACGTCGGATGAAAAGATGGAGCTTGCCAAACAACTTGGTGCAGACAAAACCGTAAACGCATTAAAAGAAGATGCCGCAGAGTGGATTCAAAAAGAAATCGGTGGAGTGCATGGTGTCGTTTGTACGGCGGTTGCGAAAAAAGCATTCGACCAAGCCTACCGGGCCATTCGTCGCGGCGGTACCTGCGTCATGGTTGGACTGCCTCCTGAATCCATGGATGTCCCGATCTTTGATACGGTATTAAACGGTACAAAGGTAGTCGGTTCGATTGTCGGCACTCGCAAAGATTTACAAGAAACATTACAATTCGCTGCAGAAGGAAAAATAAAAACCATTATTGAGACACGTAAACTAGAAGATATTAATGAGATCTACGATCTTATGTTAGAAGGCAAAATCAATGGTCGAATCGTCCTTGATATGACGAAATGA
- a CDS encoding DHA2 family efflux MFS transporter permease subunit, translating into MQEDIKKINKGILLTILIFGCFLSTLNQTLLNVALSSLMDVFDVTATTVQWISTGFMLVNGILIPITAYLMKRFTTRQLFLSAMSFLLIGSIICAAAPSFSLLLVGRMIQAAGAGIIMPLMMSVVLAIFPVEKRGSAMGLLGLAMIFAPAIGPTLAGFIVEYHSWRWLFIGLIPLVIIVIALAFKYLVNVSETSKSKLDVVSVLLSTVGFGLILYGFSSAGSKGWDDVIVILTLGIGIAVTAVFCLRQIKSDDPLLNLSVFKNKVFTMTSLINVLITMMMYADMILLPIYLQNGRGFTAFDAGLLLLPGALVNAFMSPVTGKLYDRFGAKPLFIIGLLFIIPSMWAVTDLSESTTYMYLMIRTIGLRIGLSFITMPLNTAGLNALPKQLGTHGTAVNNTVRQIAGAIGTAVVITIYTVQATSHAATVMQSNPSTTPEILKSLASILGASDAYYFMMILSVAAFVITLFMPMKSKIMVEKKANLVNKE; encoded by the coding sequence ATGCAAGAAGATATTAAGAAAATAAATAAAGGAATCCTACTAACCATTCTAATTTTTGGTTGTTTCTTATCTACACTCAATCAGACGCTTTTAAATGTCGCCTTAAGTAGTCTGATGGATGTATTTGATGTCACGGCAACAACTGTACAATGGATTTCAACAGGTTTTATGCTGGTCAACGGGATTTTGATTCCGATTACAGCCTATTTAATGAAACGTTTTACAACACGTCAATTATTTCTAAGTGCCATGTCATTTTTATTAATTGGCTCAATCATTTGTGCAGCAGCGCCGAGCTTTAGTCTACTCTTAGTCGGACGGATGATCCAAGCTGCAGGTGCCGGTATTATAATGCCGCTCATGATGAGCGTTGTGCTCGCTATTTTCCCTGTTGAAAAACGCGGCAGTGCTATGGGACTGCTTGGACTGGCGATGATATTTGCTCCTGCTATTGGGCCGACGCTTGCGGGATTTATTGTTGAATATCACTCTTGGCGCTGGTTATTTATCGGCCTCATTCCACTCGTCATCATTGTTATAGCGTTGGCATTCAAGTATTTAGTGAATGTATCCGAGACGTCTAAGTCTAAGCTTGATGTAGTAAGTGTTCTTTTATCGACCGTTGGATTTGGCTTAATTTTATACGGCTTCAGTAGTGCAGGCAGTAAAGGCTGGGACGATGTAATAGTAATTCTGACCTTAGGGATCGGGATCGCTGTTACGGCCGTATTCTGTCTTCGACAAATCAAGTCTGATGATCCACTGCTGAACCTGTCTGTCTTCAAAAATAAAGTTTTTACGATGACTTCTCTGATTAACGTATTAATCACGATGATGATGTACGCAGATATGATTTTATTGCCTATTTATCTGCAGAATGGCCGTGGTTTTACAGCATTTGATGCAGGACTACTATTGCTGCCAGGGGCGCTCGTAAATGCGTTCATGTCACCCGTCACCGGTAAATTATACGACCGTTTTGGTGCTAAACCACTGTTCATTATTGGTTTACTGTTTATTATTCCATCTATGTGGGCGGTAACTGATCTATCTGAATCTACAACGTATATGTATCTAATGATTCGTACCATTGGCCTGCGAATTGGATTAAGCTTCATCACTATGCCACTCAATACGGCTGGACTAAATGCACTGCCCAAACAACTCGGCACGCATGGTACAGCTGTGAACAATACCGTTCGCCAAATTGCCGGAGCCATCGGTACTGCTGTCGTAATTACGATTTATACAGTACAGGCAACAAGTCATGCGGCCACAGTGATGCAGAGCAACCCCTCTACTACTCCTGAGATCCTTAAATCCCTTGCATCCATTCTTGGGGCAAGTGATGCCTATTACTTTATGATGATTTTATCCGTCGCCGCGTTTGTTATAACATTATTTATGCCGATGAAGAGCAAGATCATGGTTGAAAAGAAAGCAAACCTAGTTAACAAGGAATAA
- a CDS encoding aldo/keto reductase, giving the protein MEYVKLGRSGLEVSKLSLGTMSFGVPERGNTPWSLDEEQSRLIIKRALELGINFFSTANMYSDGTSEEILGRALKDFAHRDEVVIATKVFVPMRKGPNAMGLSRRAIMTEIDNSLRRLGTDYVDVYQIHRWDPNTPIEETMEALHDLVKAGKVRYLGASSMLAWQFAKAQHVAERNGWTRFVSMENRLNLLYREEEREMLPLCRDEGVGVTPYLPLAAGRLTRDWNEQTSRSENDQIAKELFIKTEEADRKVAERVAEVAANQGIPRAQVALAWLLQKEEITAPIIGSTKTSHLEDAVSALSVKLTPEEITSLEELYVPHSLV; this is encoded by the coding sequence ATGGAATATGTGAAGCTTGGACGCAGCGGGTTAGAGGTTTCGAAGTTAAGCCTTGGAACCATGAGTTTCGGCGTACCTGAACGCGGCAATACTCCATGGTCTCTGGATGAGGAGCAAAGCAGACTGATTATTAAGAGGGCACTCGAATTGGGCATCAACTTTTTCAGTACTGCCAACATGTATTCCGACGGAACAAGCGAAGAAATCCTCGGGCGTGCCTTAAAGGACTTCGCTCATCGTGACGAAGTCGTCATAGCTACAAAGGTATTTGTTCCGATGCGCAAAGGTCCGAATGCTATGGGACTTTCCCGCAGGGCCATCATGACCGAAATTGATAACAGTCTAAGACGACTCGGAACAGACTACGTCGATGTGTACCAGATCCATCGGTGGGATCCAAATACGCCGATTGAAGAGACGATGGAGGCTCTTCACGATTTAGTTAAGGCGGGCAAGGTCAGATACCTCGGAGCATCTTCCATGCTGGCATGGCAGTTTGCGAAAGCTCAGCATGTTGCAGAGCGCAACGGTTGGACACGGTTCGTCTCTATGGAGAATAGATTAAACCTGCTCTACCGGGAAGAAGAAAGAGAAATGCTCCCCCTTTGCAGAGACGAGGGAGTTGGCGTCACTCCTTACCTGCCTTTGGCTGCAGGCCGGTTAACTAGGGATTGGAATGAACAGACCTCACGATCCGAGAATGACCAGATAGCTAAAGAGTTGTTTATTAAAACGGAAGAAGCTGATCGTAAAGTAGCAGAGAGAGTTGCGGAAGTCGCTGCTAACCAAGGAATTCCACGCGCACAAGTTGCTCTTGCATGGTTGCTGCAAAAAGAAGAGATCACCGCCCCAATTATCGGTTCGACCAAGACCAGCCATCTCGAAGATGCCGTTTCGGCGTTGTCGGTTAAATTGACACCTGAAGAAATTACCAGTTTAGAAGAACTTTATGTACCACATTCATTAGTATAA
- a CDS encoding helix-turn-helix transcriptional regulator, whose amino-acid sequence MNKKKNGSDQIVLAAIETIEEVDFLLMTELTAWFVLSGYLEIMRNGSDILIRTGDIFVFNKGDIVRVIGSEENATLSVKFLTNEYQEEFPAFKLNIPLSMVYKKDGYELVKNCMAYLYVERIYPGAGSDYIIEGYSKRLIGLLYRYLGPEDEKKQVHTASDKVKEIVSYINVNYADKLSLDEIAEKSYSSKYYLAHSFKNQLGISIGNYIKEVRLFHSLRMLENTNEKIVTIALANGFPNVRSFNEAFKIRYELSPAEFREQRQIRAVQNRVDAELSQDVLALLSPYVPLGELPAGPSIAPNRIEVQLDLHKTIGQYSKVNHVLKIKGKLMDSRLLEVRQRLGVKWVAVNRFFKKVDIRLSEGKLVCSFSELDRILQQIVSVGMIPYLQFQSIDLDDWEERGFHNNEWFQTVMTELNLHLQQNYMTSQDWMYEFRCFYEMKNSRQLRLSLVNAISIFKNYKNVVIHFPIPPEDAVLLDIICHNAVYCIDDWTRMRKIPLETALNYLFDEDYIRVIGENTNIQDQNRILDRMLIYDQDDYLHAYSDLAQANASIWQYINLMNQNEIAGHYFPPLSLDSAKLFEYFPDELASKLSLLTPDGRYKDNWYATEFVSRLFDEIVFKNNSCIVTKQQDNYRILTVYPEEEQHLFINENKEKLELAWHKAKSPYVFIKMELTNLEGTYRLIKQRLTTEQVDQRLDLADLRKCKKLSFEDIAYWNAINRPSRSVEQLKIKGNHTLEFEVPLFGIVMIDLEKTND is encoded by the coding sequence TTGAATAAGAAGAAAAATGGATCAGATCAAATCGTACTAGCCGCAATCGAAACGATTGAGGAAGTGGATTTTCTACTTATGACGGAGTTAACGGCATGGTTTGTTCTTTCTGGTTATCTGGAAATTATGCGAAACGGTTCGGATATTTTGATTCGGACAGGCGATATTTTCGTTTTTAATAAAGGTGATATTGTCCGTGTAATTGGCAGTGAAGAGAATGCGACGCTCTCGGTAAAGTTTCTAACCAATGAGTATCAAGAGGAGTTTCCGGCATTTAAGCTTAACATTCCACTATCGATGGTGTACAAAAAAGATGGATATGAGCTTGTGAAGAATTGTATGGCGTACTTGTACGTCGAAAGGATATATCCGGGAGCCGGTTCTGATTATATCATCGAAGGGTATTCGAAACGTTTAATCGGATTGCTGTACCGATATCTTGGGCCAGAAGATGAAAAGAAGCAAGTTCATACTGCTTCGGATAAGGTAAAAGAAATTGTATCATATATCAATGTTAATTATGCGGACAAACTCAGCCTGGATGAGATTGCTGAAAAGTCTTATAGTAGCAAATACTACCTGGCACATTCCTTTAAAAATCAGCTAGGGATTTCAATCGGAAATTACATCAAAGAAGTGCGATTGTTTCATAGCTTACGTATGCTGGAAAATACGAACGAGAAGATTGTCACGATTGCTTTAGCTAATGGCTTTCCCAATGTACGCTCATTTAACGAGGCATTTAAAATAAGGTATGAGCTTTCACCTGCTGAATTTCGTGAACAGCGTCAAATAAGAGCGGTGCAGAATCGTGTCGATGCGGAGCTGTCCCAAGATGTATTAGCCTTACTATCGCCGTATGTGCCGTTAGGTGAATTACCGGCTGGCCCATCTATTGCCCCCAATCGCATCGAGGTTCAATTAGATTTGCATAAAACGATCGGCCAGTACTCAAAGGTGAATCATGTTCTTAAAATAAAAGGTAAACTTATGGATAGCCGTTTGCTCGAAGTGCGTCAGCGTCTAGGGGTGAAGTGGGTAGCGGTCAATCGTTTTTTTAAAAAAGTGGATATACGGTTGAGCGAAGGGAAGCTGGTCTGTTCATTTAGTGAGTTGGATCGAATATTGCAGCAGATCGTGTCTGTTGGCATGATTCCCTACCTTCAATTTCAATCTATAGATTTGGATGATTGGGAGGAGCGGGGATTTCATAACAATGAATGGTTTCAAACGGTAATGACTGAATTGAATCTCCATCTGCAGCAAAATTATATGACAAGTCAGGATTGGATGTACGAGTTCCGCTGCTTCTATGAAATGAAAAATAGCAGGCAATTGCGTCTGTCGCTAGTGAATGCCATTTCAATTTTTAAAAACTATAAGAACGTGGTCATTCATTTTCCCATCCCGCCAGAAGATGCGGTGTTGCTTGATATAATCTGCCATAATGCCGTTTATTGCATTGATGACTGGACCCGTATGCGCAAGATTCCACTTGAAACTGCGCTTAATTATCTATTTGATGAAGACTACATTCGGGTCATTGGTGAGAATACAAACATACAAGATCAGAACCGTATTTTGGATCGAATGCTGATTTACGATCAGGATGATTATCTACACGCCTATTCGGATCTAGCGCAAGCAAATGCAAGCATTTGGCAATATATAAACCTAATGAATCAAAACGAAATTGCAGGTCACTATTTCCCTCCATTATCACTCGATTCAGCGAAGCTGTTTGAGTATTTTCCAGATGAGCTGGCAAGTAAGCTTTCATTACTTACACCGGATGGTCGTTACAAGGACAATTGGTATGCGACAGAGTTTGTGAGTCGCTTGTTTGATGAGATTGTGTTCAAAAACAACTCATGTATCGTGACAAAACAGCAAGATAATTACCGCATTTTAACTGTTTATCCAGAAGAAGAGCAACATCTGTTTATCAATGAAAATAAGGAAAAACTAGAATTAGCTTGGCATAAGGCAAAAAGTCCCTATGTTTTTATAAAGATGGAACTTACAAACCTTGAAGGGACATACCGATTGATCAAGCAACGATTAACTACTGAGCAAGTAGATCAGCGATTAGACCTTGCTGATTTAAGGAAATGCAAAAAGTTGTCTTTCGAAGATATTGCGTATTGGAATGCAATTAATCGACCTTCGAGAAGCGTAGAACAACTGAAAATAAAGGGGAATCATACACTTGAGTTCGAAGTTCCGCTATTCGGGATTGTTATGATCGACTTAGAAAAAACCAACGATTAA
- a CDS encoding helix-turn-helix domain-containing protein — MIFGEKLKAERNKKSWSQEELAEKLFVSRQSVSKWENGLNYPSIEIIIKISDLFGVTIDELLRSDEELTKKVIEEGKKLAHPKLKFVFDVFVIAGIVLLVIKLCVLFLNKVMALEITLNGGSFFWNFGSLILMVIGGIGSSILKEKYKQE, encoded by the coding sequence ATGATCTTTGGGGAGAAGTTAAAAGCGGAAAGAAATAAAAAAAGTTGGTCACAAGAAGAACTGGCCGAGAAGCTGTTTGTAAGCCGACAGTCGGTTTCGAAATGGGAGAATGGTCTAAACTACCCAAGCATTGAAATCATTATTAAAATAAGCGATCTTTTTGGGGTAACTATCGATGAGTTACTAAGGAGTGACGAGGAGTTGACCAAAAAGGTGATAGAAGAAGGCAAGAAATTGGCTCACCCGAAATTAAAGTTTGTATTTGATGTCTTCGTAATAGCAGGCATTGTGCTATTAGTGATTAAACTCTGTGTTCTCTTTCTGAACAAAGTAATGGCACTAGAGATTACCTTGAATGGCGGGTCATTCTTTTGGAACTTCGGTTCTTTGATTTTAATGGTTATCGGGGGAATTGGCTCCAGCATACTGAAAGAAAAATATAAACAAGAGTAA
- a CDS encoding amino acid permease, with protein sequence MAQPELKRELANRHVQLIAIGGTIGTGLFLGSGKAIEKAGPSIMITYLIVGIAVFFVMRALGELLLSKAGYQSFTDIAEDYLGSRVAFITGWTYWFCWIMTAMADVIAVGVYVQYWFDIPQWVPAIACLVVLLGLNLLTVKSFGELEFWFALIKVITILALIGLGVILLIIGFKTDAGSVTIRNLWEHGGFFPNGISGFLFSFQMVVFAYVGVELVGVSAAETADPEKNIPSAINKIPLRILFFYVGALFVLLCINPWTELSPAESPFVKTFTLVGIPIAAGIINFVVLTSAASACNSGMFSTSRILYNLSRNNQASPRLGKLNKNHVPGNSLFISTIVISVGALLSKLIPEQAFGIVTTISAICFIWVWGIVLICHIKYKKTRPDLQAKSKFKAPFTPAINYIVLTLFAGILIIMLFAGETRPALLCTPLWFILLFILYSIRSKKGRSNQA encoded by the coding sequence ATGGCACAACCAGAATTAAAGAGAGAGCTGGCTAATCGGCATGTTCAGCTTATTGCTATTGGCGGCACCATTGGTACAGGATTATTCTTGGGATCAGGCAAGGCGATAGAGAAGGCAGGCCCATCCATTATGATCACGTATTTAATCGTAGGTATTGCTGTGTTTTTTGTGATGAGAGCACTGGGAGAACTCCTATTATCTAAAGCGGGCTATCAATCGTTTACGGATATTGCTGAAGACTACCTTGGATCACGGGTTGCATTCATTACCGGTTGGACCTATTGGTTTTGCTGGATCATGACGGCTATGGCTGATGTCATTGCTGTTGGCGTATATGTACAGTACTGGTTTGATATCCCGCAGTGGGTTCCTGCCATCGCCTGTCTAGTCGTGTTATTAGGACTTAATCTATTAACTGTAAAGAGCTTTGGGGAACTCGAGTTTTGGTTTGCTTTAATTAAGGTAATTACGATTCTTGCCTTGATTGGTCTTGGGGTCATTTTACTGATCATTGGGTTTAAGACGGATGCAGGATCGGTGACGATACGAAACCTATGGGAGCATGGGGGCTTTTTTCCGAACGGCATATCAGGCTTCTTATTTTCTTTTCAAATGGTTGTATTTGCTTACGTGGGTGTGGAATTGGTCGGGGTGTCGGCAGCGGAAACAGCGGATCCGGAGAAAAATATCCCATCGGCGATTAATAAAATTCCTTTACGGATTCTATTCTTCTATGTTGGTGCGCTTTTCGTCCTGCTATGCATTAACCCTTGGACGGAGCTCAGTCCGGCAGAGAGTCCTTTTGTAAAAACCTTTACTTTAGTAGGGATTCCAATTGCCGCAGGGATTATTAATTTTGTCGTATTAACTTCAGCCGCTTCCGCTTGTAATAGTGGGATGTTCTCGACCAGCCGAATTCTCTATAATTTGAGTAGAAATAACCAGGCGTCACCTCGTTTGGGCAAACTGAATAAAAACCATGTACCAGGTAACTCGTTATTCATTTCTACAATTGTTATATCTGTGGGTGCTCTTTTGAGTAAACTTATTCCGGAGCAGGCTTTTGGAATCGTGACAACGATTAGCGCCATTTGTTTTATATGGGTGTGGGGCATTGTTCTTATCTGTCATATTAAGTATAAGAAAACCCGACCAGACTTACAGGCGAAATCCAAATTCAAAGCACCGTTCACACCGGCTATCAATTATATTGTCTTAACCTTGTTCGCTGGAATACTGATCATCATGCTGTTCGCTGGAGAAACACGCCCGGCTTTATTGTGTACTCCGTTATGGTTTATTTTATTATTTATCTTGTATTCGATTAGAAGTAAAAAGGGGAGAAGTAATCAAGCTTGA
- a CDS encoding metallophosphoesterase produces MVFAFLFIFAMYAASNYYIARKIFKWLQHVFSNINGIIYGVIYSLCAVTIIINLLLSSSAMTTDSSIVNFIGQFGDYWMGIYFYLFLLLLLSDVILLISKWIKIIPSPAPKRVIFHTRSVALILVIGLVSYGIYNANQIKEVTYPIQIHKSTSLDHLNIVLISDLHLGYVNDVKFIEDVVDRINNMQPDIVLMSGDIFNGNYYALSNPSKGIELLNTIQSTYGVYACLGNHDAGRSYDEIVNFIDKSNIRLLNDEHVVIDNQFVVVGRRDSSPIGDQGNARAVTSEVMSSINTTMPVIVMDHQPTNMIQYGDDVDLILSGHTHQGQVFPANLITNAMFTVDYGHYQKNQNSPNVIVTSGAGTWGPPLRIGTNSEIALIKVDFK; encoded by the coding sequence ATGGTATTCGCATTTCTGTTTATATTCGCTATGTACGCGGCAAGTAACTATTACATCGCAAGAAAAATTTTTAAATGGTTACAACATGTATTTTCAAATATAAATGGGATTATATACGGAGTCATCTACAGCTTGTGTGCGGTAACAATCATTATTAATTTACTATTGTCCTCTTCAGCTATGACGACCGATTCAAGTATTGTTAATTTTATTGGTCAATTCGGGGACTATTGGATGGGGATCTACTTCTATTTGTTCTTGCTGTTACTCCTTTCCGATGTAATCTTACTTATTAGTAAATGGATCAAAATCATCCCCTCCCCTGCGCCAAAACGTGTTATTTTTCATACAAGGTCAGTAGCATTAATTCTAGTCATAGGGTTGGTGTCCTATGGGATTTATAATGCGAATCAGATAAAAGAAGTTACTTATCCGATCCAAATACATAAAAGCACGTCGTTAGATCATTTAAATATTGTTCTGATCAGCGACTTACATTTAGGCTACGTAAATGATGTAAAGTTTATTGAAGACGTTGTTGATCGTATTAATAACATGCAGCCGGATATTGTGTTGATGTCAGGAGATATATTTAATGGTAACTACTATGCGCTCTCTAATCCTTCCAAAGGAATAGAGTTATTAAATACTATTCAGTCCACCTATGGGGTTTATGCTTGTTTAGGTAACCATGATGCAGGACGATCATACGATGAGATTGTGAACTTTATAGATAAGAGTAATATTAGACTTCTAAATGATGAGCATGTCGTTATTGATAATCAATTCGTTGTAGTTGGCAGGAGAGATTCATCACCGATTGGTGATCAAGGAAATGCTAGAGCAGTTACTTCTGAAGTGATGAGTAGCATTAATACAACTATGCCCGTTATCGTAATGGATCATCAACCCACGAATATGATTCAGTACGGAGATGATGTCGATTTAATACTTAGCGGACATACGCATCAAGGACAAGTATTTCCTGCAAATCTAATCACCAACGCTATGTTTACAGTAGATTACGGGCACTATCAGAAAAATCAGAACAGCCCTAACGTCATCGTTACATCTGGTGCAGGGACTTGGGGACCGCCCTTACGCATTGGAACGAATAGTGAGATAGCACTAATTAAAGTTGATTTTAAATAG